The following DNA comes from Sulfuricurvum sp..
CCGAACTTCTCTTCTCCACTCGTACTTGACCTAAACGGTGACGGCGTCACCTCTATCTTTATATCTGAAGGTTCCACCCATTTCGATCTGGACAGTAACGGAACACGTGAACATACAGGATGGGTACAAAGTGATGATGCACTGTTGGTACTCGATAAAAACCAAGACGGCAAGATCAACAACGGAACCGAACTTTTCGGTAACAACACTCTCCTAAAAAACGGAACCAAAGCCGCCAACGGTTTTGAAGCCCTTAAGGAATACGATGAGAACAAAGATGGCGTGATCGATGCCAAAGACAACATCTACAACACCCTCAACCTCTGGCAAGACGCTAATAGTGACGGCATTACCGACACAGGAGAACTCCATGCCCTGAGTGAACTCGGAGTTGCTTCGATCAACCTAGGCTATACGACTGCCACAGACTATGAAGAAAACAACGTACTCAAAGAAACTTCTACATTTACTACCACCGAGGGAACAACCCAGAGTATCAACGACGTATGGTTTATGACCAATAACATGGACACCGCACGTGACACAACCGTAACACTCAAAGACTCCGTTGCCGCACTTCCTGATTTCCGTGGAGCAGGGAGAGCAGAGAATCTATCAACGGCTATGAATGAAATTAAAAATGAAAGAAAGGCAGCCTAAATGGAACAAGAAACACTCCAAACTCAACAACTCAAAAAAAGGAAGTTGCCAAAATGGCTCATAATTTTAATAGCAATACCTTTAGTAATTATTGCTATTCACTTTAATTTTTATTTTGCTACACAGCGCATTGTCAAAGCAGATGAATCGATCAATCAGGAAGCGACAAGTTATTTTATTCATGCAAATGTTATTTCAATGTTATGGATAAATGCTACACATACATATTTATTTGTTGATTACGATTCTTGGCTGATGAAGCCTTTAATAGTTTTAACAGATTATTTCTTTGAAAAAGGGGAAGTATTAATACAGCCACATAATGGAGAAGACGGTGTATGGTGGTATTTAACTTATGCATATATCTATAATCTTTCTACTTCCCAAAGAATTGATACATCCATGGACATTTACTCGTTACCTAAAAATGAAGAAATGAACTTAAGAAATAAACTAACTCGCTACATTATAAAAATTGGTAATGATGGTGTAAAAGGAGTAGATTTTGGAAAATATGAATCATCTGCAATGCATACGATGTTTGCAACACATCTTTCAAATATTGATGTAGAAAAACATTATACTGGTAATACAAAACAAGAAAAAATTGGAACATATCTGCATGATAAAAATATTAACGCTTATGCAAATGATTCCTATGTGGCTTATGTACGATTTCTAAAAAAAGATCAATTTAAAAGTGGATGGGAATTATTTATCTTAAATAACCTAAATGAAAGAGTTAGGTTTTTAATTTTTAATGACATGGTAAATTTTTCTTCTCAAAACATATGTACAAACAAATACATACCATCCTATCTAACCTATATAAAACTCATAAATATCAAGAGTTTAAATAGAAAAAATCAAAACGATGATATTCCCAACCAAAAAGTTAAAAAAATGTTTGAAGATAGGGAAAGAGATCGTATTGTTTTAACACAAATAAAAAACTCATGTCCAAACTTTGGAGATGAAATTAATCAAATTGAAATAACTTTTCAACAACTAAAAGGAGTCAACAATGGCAGATAATACAAATACAGGTGTTCCTGAAGAACTAAAAAATACTCTTGATGCTGTATGTGATATGGTAACTCTTGCAGATTTGGATGCAATGCAAAAAAGTGGTAAGGGTTATCATATGTTGACACAGTATTGTGCAGTCAATGGAAATGCACTAGCACAATATGATTTGTATTTAAAATATAAAGAAGACCCTGATGGAACAAAACATATTATTGCTGAGACAGCAAATAAAGTTGTTGCTGATGTCGTATTTGACAGAGAGATAAAAAAAGCTATGGCACAGGCTGCCGCAGGAGCTTTACTGGTTTATGCGGGCACGCCAGTAGAAGGCGCAGATCAAATTGCAGGAGCAGTTGTATATTTAGGGATGGCATTAAGAGGTTATGTTGTAGCAAAAACAAAAAGTTGGTTTGCTGGAAAAGGTATAGAAGAAGGAATTTTAAGATTATGGCCAGATAAAAATGTTGAAAAAGCAGCTTATCAAGGTAATATTGAAGTATATAAATATTCTGTAGAAAAAAATCTAACAACAATACAAGATAACGCAGAAGTGATTAATAATCTTGTTCCTGCTATTTTGAAAACAGATACCAATAAGCTCACCATCGGCACCCGCACCCTCGACATCCGCAACCTCTCCACAATCGAGCTTCGTAATGCAGTAAGCCATATCGATAGCGTATCATTCCTCCTCTCTGAAATAAAAATTCGAGTGGGTGAAAAACTCGATATGGGGAGCTACGGTATCTATACCGTCAAAGGTGGGGATACTCTCTCCCAAATCGCCGCATCTCACGGTATGGTGACGAAAGACCTTGTCATGCTCAATACATGGCTAATCGATGATGGACGTATTAAATTTAACTACCCTACCAAAGTCCTTATAGATGTAGGGACAACGATTAGCGAGGTTATTAACCATACTCTTGCAGGGACAATGGCGGATGATGTTCTCATCGATCATAACGGAGGCAACGATATTCTAATAGGTAACGGCGGAGCCGATTATATGGACGGCGGCACAGGCTACGACACCTACTACAGCGGCAACGGCGACACGATCAAAGATTCCGATGGAAGCGGACGAGTACTCTTCGAAGGGTTTAAACTTAGCGGAGGCGTAAAAAAGGTTACCGATTCCGGCGGATCATGCGGGTCGCCTGGAAGTCACAATGAGACAGAATACGAGGGGGACGGAGGAATCTACAAACTTTCCGGCGGCAAACTCACCTTTACGAAAAACGGAACAGGTGAAACACTCACTATCCAAAACTTCGTCAACGGAAATTTGGGAATCACCCTCAGTATTGAAAACCATAACGGAGGAGGAGGGGGAGGTTCCTGCCCACCGCCTCCACCACCTCCCCCTCCACCCGAACCAAGCCCGAACTTCTCTTCTCCCTTAGTACTCGACCTAAACGGTGACGGAGTCACCTCTACCTTTATCTATGATACCGATACCCATTTTGATATGGATAACGACGGAGTGAGACAACGTACCGCCTGGATACAAGAGGGTGACGCACTCTTAGTCCTCGATAAAAACCAAGACGGCATCATCAACAACGGAAGCGAACTCTTCGGAAACAATACAGTACTTAAAAACGGAACCTTAGCCGCTAACGGTTTTGAGGCACTGAGAGAATACGATGAGAATAAAGATGGCGTGATCGATGCAAAAGATAATATCTATAACGCCCTCCAACTCTGGCAAGATGCTAACAGCGATGGTATTACCGACAGCGGAGAACTCCATAGCCTGCGTGAACTCGGAGTGACCTCTATCAACCTAGACTACAGCACTCCTGATGATTACGAAACCCTCAACAACATTCGCCAAACCTCTAGCTTTACTCAAGTAAGCACAGATAGCGATGGTAACACCACCACTCAGACCAATACCGTTAATGACGTATGGTTTATGACCAATGCAGAAGACACCGCACGTGACACAACCGTAACACTCAAAGACTCCGTAGCCGCATTGCCTGATTACCGTGGAGCAGGAAGAGCAGGAAACCTCTCAGCTGCTATGAACACTAATACAAAACTGGAATCCGCCGTTACCGCACTCCTCGCCAAATCTTCTACTGCTACCTATAGCTCACTCTTAGGAGACGTTAAAAACATCCTCGCCCTCTGGACAAAAACGGATAATATCGATTCGACTAAAACACGAGGTGAGCAATGGATTTTAAATCACGGATATCTATATGGTGGTACCCCACAACCAACAAGTTGGCGTTACCGTGTTTACGCCTATGCCCGTGACGTTGCCATATTAGAGACCTTCTGGGGACAGAACTTCACGATGAGCGTGGACGGTAAAACAACTGCTAACGTCATCGGTACTGAGATGTCGGCATATATGACCAAAGCTATAAACACACTCACCGATACCGTACTCGCAACACTTCTCGTCCAAGAGCTCTACGGTAAAGATGCATATGACGTCTCACAGGGACAGTTTGACTATACGGGACTCTTTAGCAAACTGAACACCACTTTCACTGCAGGCACCACTGCGGATAAAACCGCAGCCGCCAATCTCCTCGCATCCCTCATCCATCGTGACGGATTAGAGACGCTATCCAATCTCGACAGCACTCTCCTAAGCGATACAGGCTTTAAAGCATTATTATCAACTGAGGGCGTTACCTACACGATCAACGTCGATGGAAGCATCTCGGGAAGTTACAAAGACACGATAGAGGGGGGTAGCGGAAAAGATACACTCCAAGCCAAGACGGATGGTACGGTATACGGAGGTGACGGTAACGATATAATCTATGGAAGCAACGGAAGCTACTCCTACAGCTCTACCGGAAACGCCATCGGAAATGAAGAGCTCCATGGAGGTGCCGGAAATGATACGATCACAGGCGGTGCAGGCAGCGACATCCTTTACGGAGATGAAGGGGATGATACACTCTATGCCAATAGTACAAACAGCGGTGACGGAAGTTACGGTCATGACGTTCTCATCGGCGGAACAGGAAACGATACACTCATCGGTACGGGACGTAACAGTACCTATATCTATCACTACGGTGATGGGTTTGATACCATTATCGACGGCGGGAATGTCGGGCTTACTTCCGATATATTAGAGTTGGGCGGGATCCGTTTTGATGATATACGTGTAGGACGTAGCGGTAATGATATGATTATCTCGATTAAAGATGATCTTGATGAAAATAGTGACAGTGGTTCCATAACCATTAAAGATGGGTTTGGGATAGGAAAAATAGAGAGCTTCATCCTTGATGACAAAACGCTGAACTTTACTCAAATCCAATATACCGACGATACGTATACGTTCAATACTGGAGACGGTGCAAAAACAATTAATGACCTCGGTTCCATCAAAGGCGATACCCTCCAATTCGGTGATGGAATAACGGCGGATACTATAGAGATCAAAGTCTCGTCCAACAGCAATGATTTGATCATAGCCCTTAAAGAAGACGGCAAAACATTCAGTCAGCTCAGTGACAAACTCACTATCACCAATTGGTTTAACCCTGACAACCGTATCGAAACGTTCAGCTTTAGTGACGGAACGACGTGGGATGCCAATGCTATTCTCGCCCATCAAGGAACCTCTGAAGCCGATACTACCAAATTACTCGATACAACCTCAGATATTACGCTTAATCTTGGAGGCGGTAATGATGTCATTGTGACTGGAAACGGGGCAGATACAGTATATGCCGGTAGTGGAGGTGATACGATAACTACTGGTGTGGGAAATGATACGCTGATAGGCGGAACGGGGAATGATACGCTGATGGGCGGTGCTGGAAATGACACTTATACTTTTAATCTAGGTGACGGTCAAGACACAATTATAGATGAAGATCGATATGCTCCGTATTATTGGAATCCATCGTATACGTTGACACGTAATGGAGGAAGTGACGTTTTACAATTTGGAGACGGGATTGTTGCAGATGATCTTATTGTCAAAGTTGTACCAAACAGCAATGATTTGATCATAGGGCTTAAAGAAGACGGCGTTGCGTTTGAGTATCTAAGTGACAAGATCACCCTTAAAAATTGGTTTGACCCTAATAGCCGTATAGAAAAATTTTCTTTTTCCGATGGAACCGTATGGAGTGTTAACGATATTATCGGGACACAAGCTACCGAGGGGGACGATATTATCCGCCCTGCCGATATGACTCTGCCGACAAATATACATTTATTGGGAGGTGATGATTATATCACTACAGGCACTGCAAACGATATCGTATACGGTGATAACGGTAACGATGTGATTAATACCGGACTTGGAAACGATACATTGATCGGAGGGACAGATAACGATATGCTTAACGGTGGAGCGGGAGATGATACCTATGTATTTGCGAAAGGAGACGGGTCGGATACTGTTATCGATAGTGCTGGAAACGATACTCTTCAATTTGCGGAGGGTATTACTCAAGGAGATATTCTCTTACGACAAGAGGGGAACAATCTTCGTGTAGCGATCAAAGACGGCACAACCGCGATTGATAATCTGAGTGATAGTATTGTTTTAAAAGATTGGTTTAGTACGGGCAGCCGAATCGAAAATTTCAGTTTTTCAAACGAATCAACGCTTGTCGGTGCAGAAGAGATTTTAACATTGATCGGAAGCGATGCAAACGATACGTTTACATGGAAAGAGAGTGTTCTATCTATTTCAATGGATGCTGGAGATGATACGGTTATTCTAGGAAATGGAAATGACACTCTAAATGGCGGTGCAGGTAACGACACGCTTCAAGGGGGTGGCGGAAATGATACCTATGTCTTTAGTCGTGGCGATGGAATCGATACGATAACCGATATTGAGAGTTATCAGCCTTATTATTGGTCAACCTATACACAGTTACGTAACGGCGGAAATGACACCCTCAAATTCGAAGAAGGAATTACTGCCGATGATATTATTATCAAAGCATCCGCCAACAGTAACGATTTGATCGTGGCGATTAAAGAGGACGGAGTGGCATTTGACGACCTAAGTGACAAAATTACCATTAAAAACTGGTTTAACGCCGATTATCGTATTGAAAATTTCACCTTTAGCGATGGAACGGCATGGAATGCAAATGATATCGTCAATGCACAAGGAACCGAAGATGCGGATACGGTACATTTGCTTGACACTGCCAGTGATGTCACTTTGAACCTCGGAGGAGGAAATGATACGATCATAACCGCTAACGGAAATGATATTGTCAATGGTGGTGAAGGTAATGACATTCTCAATACGGGTCTCGGAAACGATAGATTAATCGGCGGAACAGGAAATGATACGCTTCAAGGGGGCGGCGGAAATGATACTTACATTTTTAATCTTGGAGACGATACAGATACCATTATCGACAGTGCCGGCAACGATACTCTTCAATTTGGAGAGGGAATCACGTCGAACGATATAATCGTCAAAGCATCCGCCAACAGTAACGATTTGATCGTGGCGATTAAAGAGGACGGAGTGGCATTTGACGACCTAAGTGACAAAATTACCATTAAAAACTGGTTTAACGCCGATTATCGTATTGAAAATTTNNNNNNNNNNNNNNNNNNNNNNNNNNNNNNNNNNNNNNNNNNNNNNNNNNNNNNNNNNNNNNNNNNNNNNNNNNNNNNNNNNNNNNNNNNNNNNNNNNNNCGCTTCAAGGGGGCGGCGGAAATGATACTTACATTTTTAATCTTGGAGACGATACAGATACCATTATCGACAGTGCCGGCAACGATACTCTTCAATTTGGAGAGGGAATCACGTCGAACGATATAATTGTAAAAGCCTCTGTAAACAGTAATGACCTGATCGTAGCACTCAAAGAGGACGGTAAAACGTTTGACCAGCTGACAGACAAGATTACACTCAAAAACTGGTTTAATGCCGATAACCGTATTGAAAGTTTCTCTTTTAGTGACGGAAGCCTTCTTGATATTCGTGGTATCACACAGCTTCAGGTAAACAATTCAGGAGATGATTACCTACGCTTTTCCGAACAAGATGATATGACCGATATGGGCTTAGGAAATGATACAATTGAAGGAGGTGATGGCAATGATACCTACCTTTATAATATCGGTGATGGACATGATACGATACAAGATGTTGCCGGAATTGACACAATTCGTTTGGGTAATGGAATTAGTACTAATAATCTCGAAATTCATTCGGATAACGAATATCTCATCATCGGATTCAAACAAGATGGTGTCGCTTTTTCCGATTTAAGTGATAAACTCTACATCAAACGAGTTGGATTGAATGATTACGGTATCGAAAATCTTGAATTCTCTGATGGTACTATCATCGACCCTCGCAGCCTAATATCAACATATGATGGAACTGATGGTTCTGATATTATCGATTTAGCCTATTTGCAAACGATTAATCCTACGGTATCAATCGATGATAGTTTAGTGATTAATGCTAAAGGTGGCAATGATACGGTAACGGTTGGGAATGGAGCTAATACCATCGATATCGGAGATGGATATTATGAGACACTCACCGTAGGTAATGGAGATAATAAAATCAATATGGGAAGCGGTTGGGGTAATAAACTTAACGCAGGAGATGGAAATAATAGTATCGCTGGATCATATATCACAGCCATAGTCGGTGCGGGAGATAATAATTTTAATCTATTGGCTGAAGATTCATGGGTAGGTGTAAATATTAAAGCTGGAGATGGTAATAACAGTGTTTTTGAAAAAGATGCTGTTCTCGATACGTCATACTGGGGCGGAGAAGGATATCTGACATTTACAGCCGGAGATGGAAACAA
Coding sequences within:
- a CDS encoding calcium-binding protein, which encodes MADNTNTGVPEELKNTLDAVCDMVTLADLDAMQKSGKGYHMLTQYCAVNGNALAQYDLYLKYKEDPDGTKHIIAETANKVVADVVFDREIKKAMAQAAAGALLVYAGTPVEGADQIAGAVVYLGMALRGYVVAKTKSWFAGKGIEEGILRLWPDKNVEKAAYQGNIEVYKYSVEKNLTTIQDNAEVINNLVPAILKTDTNKLTIGTRTLDIRNLSTIELRNAVSHIDSVSFLLSEIKIRVGEKLDMGSYGIYTVKGGDTLSQIAASHGMVTKDLVMLNTWLIDDGRIKFNYPTKVLIDVGTTISEVINHTLAGTMADDVLIDHNGGNDILIGNGGADYMDGGTGYDTYYSGNGDTIKDSDGSGRVLFEGFKLSGGVKKVTDSGGSCGSPGSHNETEYEGDGGIYKLSGGKLTFTKNGTGETLTIQNFVNGNLGITLSIENHNGGGGGGSCPPPPPPPPPPEPSPNFSSPLVLDLNGDGVTSTFIYDTDTHFDMDNDGVRQRTAWIQEGDALLVLDKNQDGIINNGSELFGNNTVLKNGTLAANGFEALREYDENKDGVIDAKDNIYNALQLWQDANSDGITDSGELHSLRELGVTSINLDYSTPDDYETLNNIRQTSSFTQVSTDSDGNTTTQTNTVNDVWFMTNAEDTARDTTVTLKDSVAALPDYRGAGRAGNLSAAMNTNTKLESAVTALLAKSSTATYSSLLGDVKNILALWTKTDNIDSTKTRGEQWILNHGYLYGGTPQPTSWRYRVYAYARDVAILETFWGQNFTMSVDGKTTANVIGTEMSAYMTKAINTLTDTVLATLLVQELYGKDAYDVSQGQFDYTGLFSKLNTTFTAGTTADKTAAANLLASLIHRDGLETLSNLDSTLLSDTGFKALLSTEGVTYTINVDGSISGSYKDTIEGGSGKDTLQAKTDGTVYGGDGNDIIYGSNGSYSYSSTGNAIGNEELHGGAGNDTITGGAGSDILYGDEGDDTLYANSTNSGDGSYGHDVLIGGTGNDTLIGTGRNSTYIYHYGDGFDTIIDGGNVGLTSDILELGGIRFDDIRVGRSGNDMIISIKDDLDENSDSGSITIKDGFGIGKIESFILDDKTLNFTQIQYTDDTYTFNTGDGAKTINDLGSIKGDTLQFGDGITADTIEIKVSSNSNDLIIALKEDGKTFSQLSDKLTITNWFNPDNRIETFSFSDGTTWDANAILAHQGTSEADTTKLLDTTSDITLNLGGGNDVIVTGNGADTVYAGSGGDTITTGVGNDTLIGGTGNDTLMGGAGNDTYTFNLGDGQDTIIDEDRYAPYYWNPSYTLTRNGGSDVLQFGDGIVADDLIVKVVPNSNDLIIGLKEDGVAFEYLSDKITLKNWFDPNSRIEKFSFSDGTVWSVNDIIGTQATEGDDIIRPADMTLPTNIHLLGGDDYITTGTANDIVYGDNGNDVINTGLGNDTLIGGTDNDMLNGGAGDDTYVFAKGDGSDTVIDSAGNDTLQFAEGITQGDILLRQEGNNLRVAIKDGTTAIDNLSDSIVLKDWFSTGSRIENFSFSNESTLVGAEEILTLIGSDANDTFTWKESVLSISMDAGDDTVILGNGNDTLNGGAGNDTLQGGGGNDTYVFSRGDGIDTITDIESYQPYYWSTYTQLRNGGNDTLKFEEGITADDIIIKASANSNDLIVAIKEDGVAFDDLSDKITIKNWFNADYRIENFTFSDGTAWNANDIVNAQGTEDADTVHLLDTASDVTLNLGGGNDTIITANGNDIVNGGEGNDILNTGLGNDRLIGGTGNDTLQGGGGNDTYIFNLGDDTDTIIDSAGNDTLQFGEGITSNDIIVKASANSNDLIVAIKEDGVAFDDLSDKITIKNWFNADYRIEN